A DNA window from Tachysurus fulvidraco isolate hzauxx_2018 chromosome 4, HZAU_PFXX_2.0, whole genome shotgun sequence contains the following coding sequences:
- the arhgef38 gene encoding rho guanine nucleotide exchange factor 38 — protein MDPKECEGNDRENEKEEKKEKDRRIKRRPFLRYLERRRTDTIVEDESSKGDVNINTLVRRSQSDKTEYSARLKGKLAPHDLPSPLLEPEEIRHRKMVKRSKVIEELVRTEEDYLRDLDLCIREVLIPLRNTQVVDVDRLFTNMESVSAVSAELLHRLQEATSEPDPETQHIGEVFIQAKCALEDVYKIYCYHHDEASALLKSYDTQEDAQQHFRTCVSALKQIYSQEGKSNLLDMGSLLIKPVQRVMKYPLLLCELQQATPMDHPDSQPLQEALTTVKIINANINEFKRRKDIVMKYKRSDDEGTLKGKLNKFNIHSIRKKSDRITGYFKILTGVEPQVRDEAFDKEEKLFRNLEKAIRQLIKNLNIYLFHAQDMIAVAVQDVEDLEAIMKDPDKIDTNGFQHKRNGLDPYKHLVERLERLVVLPLSSLQAMFSSPQKLIQKRYDKLLDSCSSGSEEQLLQAQRDYQALNAQLTVDLQHFNHAAQTILTNCLLTVIKLLQELTEGARPPVHQLPAPLSNISEVQNSIMEEISNLTFFRENSQRLMERKVSFEKREKRNMAAECVQPQTECVRSRMISQYPSDRLYELKRKCNATQDQDVTLLQGELVALLEDRDPFGSTTRWLVDTGSTQGYVYSTFLKPYNPLRDVHNERTDDFDNLSLFVSGNRRGSQSSYSASTPSSQQEETPSPEDAEQQFYAVYAFVARCEQELSLQEYQHVRILQFSDQGGNKDWWLAESNGQKGYVPANYLGKMSYA, from the exons GAAAACTGGCACCCCATGACCTCCCATCCCCCTTACTGGAGCCTGAGGAGATCCGTCACAGGAAGATGgtgaaaaggtcaaaggtcatagAGGAGCTGGTGCGGACTGAGGAGGATTACCTGAGAGACCTGGACCTGTGCATCAGGGAAGTGCTGATACCTCTGCGCAACACACAG gtggtgGATGTGGACCGTCTCTTCACCAACATGGAGTCTGTGAGCGCTGTATCAGCAGAACTGCTACACAGACTGCAGGAGGCCACATCAGAACCTGATCCAGAAACACAGCACatag gggaggTGTTTATCCAGGCGAAGTGTGCACTGGAGGATGTGTATAAGATTTACTGTTACCACCACGACGAGGCCAGTGCACTGTTAAAGAGCTACGACACACAGGAGGACGCACAGCAGCACTTTAGGACCTGTGTATCTGCACTCAA GCAGATTTACAGCCAAGA AGGGAAATCCAACCTCCTGGATATGGGCTCTTTACTCATTAAACCTGTACAGCGTGTGATGAAATACCCGCTGCTCTTGTGTGAACTTCAGCAGGCGACACCTATGGATCACCCCGACAGTCAGCCGTTACAGGAAGCACTAACCACAGTGAAGATCATCAACGCCAACATCAACGAGTTCAAGAGGAGGAAGGACATCG TGATGAAGTATAAGAGAAGTGATGATGAAGGAACACTGAAGGGGAAACTGAACAAATTCAACATTCACTCAATTAGGAAGAAATCAGACCGTATCACTGGGTACTTCAAGATCCTCACCGGGGTGGAACCACAG gtgcgTGATGAAGCCTTCGATAAAGAGGAGAAACTCTTCCGTAATCTGGAGAAAGCCATCAGACAACTGATCAAAAACCTAAACATCTATCTGTTCCATGCACAG GACATGATTGCGGTGGCGGTGCAGGACGTGGAGGATTTAGAGGCCATCATGAAGGATCCGGATAAAATTGACACCAACGGTTTTCAGCACAAGAGGAATGGCCTGGATCCCTATAAACACCTG GTGGAGCGGTTGGAGCGGTTGGTGGTGTTGCCACTGTCCTCCCTACAGGCCATGTTCTCATCCCCTCAGAAGCTGATCCAAAAGCGTTACGATAAGCTTCTGGACTCGTGTTCCTCAGGCAGCGAGGAGCAGCTGCTTCAGGCTCAGCGTGACTACCAAGCACTAAATGCTCAGCTCACCGTCGACCTGCAGCACTTCAACCATGCAGCCCAGACAATCCTCACCAACTGCCTGCTCACTGTCATCAAGCTGCTCCAAGAACTGACTGAGGGGGCCAGACCACCCGTACACCAACTTCCT GCTCCACTGTCGAACATCAGTGAGGTGCAGAACAGCATCATGGAGGAGATCAGCAACCTGACGTTCTTCAGAGAAAACTCCCAGAGACTGATGGAGAGAAAAGTCAGCtttgagaaaagagagaagaggaacaTG gcGGCGGAGTGCGTGCAGCCACAGACGGAGTGTGTAAGGTCCAGGATGATCTCTCAGTATCCCTCTGATCGTCTATATGAACTAAAGAGGAAGTGTAATGCCACACAGGATCAGGATGTGACACTCCTGCAGGGGGAGCTGGTGGCCTTACTGGAGGATCGCGACCCGTTCGGCAGCACCACTCGCTGGCTCGTCGACACCGGGA GCACTCAGGGCTACGTGTACTCCACCTTCCTGAAGCCGTATAACCCTCTGCGAGATGTTCACAATGAACGCACTGATGATTTCGACAATCTCAGTTTGTTCGTGTCAGGCAACCGGCGGGGAAGTCAGTCCAGCTACAGTGCATCCACACCGTCCAGCCAGCAGGAGGAGACACCGAGCCCAGAGGATGCGGAGCAGCAA ttcTACGCTGTGTATGCATTTGTGGCACGCTGTGAGCAGGAGCTCAGTCTGCAGGAGTACCAGCATGTCCGCATCCTGCAGTTCTCTGACCAGGGGGGGAACAAAGACTGGTGGCTCGCCGAGTCTAACGGCCAGAAGGGCTACGTCCCCGCTAACTACCTCGGCAAAATGTCCTACGCATGA
- the ints12 gene encoding integrator complex subunit 12 isoform X2 — protein MAGPVSLELDPVFLKGLGYLHSKSKDSVEKLKALLDESLSRGSDSVYRSSLKEAELSKVSVPKLIKQDKSASNSSSSSSSSSSSSSSSLSGSKSSGSEKSKKDGEKRPAEKTRSESGDAGDPPKKPRLDKAENRSSPIAFQTKDIPLGDFGYSDETNADDFAMEMGLVCVVCRQMTVTSGNQLVECQECHNLYHQECHKPQVTDKDVNDPRLVWYCARCTRQMKRMAQKTQKPPQKASPTITAVTPVVKDPLVKKAELKPKPDTTGSFQAFKRTEVKAATAALVNTSSSASSLPSGSALTGWAAFTKTSASASSGTKPGLAKPLPSSATSKPIGLFALGTKAQTGSGNGSNGGNGNVAAQLKPPPPLTLGKPALSRSSSGENPGKSGSSSPGASGSSGTGGNGATGGSNGASNGGNGSSASSSNSNTTNNQKASADGKAPTSQESQLNAMKRLQMVKKKAAQRKLKK, from the exons ATGGCTGGACCTGTGAGTTTGGAGCTGGACCCTGTGTTCCTGAAGGGTTTGGGTTACCTGCACTCCAAGAGTAAAGACTCTGTGGAGAAGCTGAAAGCTCTGCTGGATGAGTCTCTGTCCAGAGGAAGTGACTCAGTGTATCGTTCCTCACTGAAG GAAGCTGAACTTTCCAAAGTGTCAGTACCCAAACTCATCAAACAGGACAAATCAGCATCCaactcatcttcatcatcttcttcatcgtCGTCGTCTTCGTCATCGTCGTTGTCCGGCAGCAAATCCAGCGGCTCGGAGAAAAGCAAGAAGGACGGAGAGAAAAGACCAGCTGAGAAG ACGAGGTCAGAGAGCGGAGATGCAGGTGATCCACCTAAAAAGCCACGTCTGGATAAAGCAGAAAATCGTTCATCCCCCATCGCCTTCCAGACTAAAGACATTCCCTTAGGAGACTTTGGCTACAGCGACGAGACCAACGCTGACGACTTTGCCATGGAGATgggattagtgtgtgttgtgtgcag ACAGATGACGGTGACCTCAGGGAATCAGCTGGTGGAGTGTCAGGAGTGCCACAACCTGTACCATCAGGAGTGTCACAAACCGCAGGTGACTGATAAGGACGTAAATGACCCGCGGTTGGTGTGGTACTGCGCACGCTGCACACGCCAGATGAAGCGCATG gctcaaaaaacacaaaagcctCCTCAGAAAGCGAGTCCAACTATCACGGCGGTCACACCGGTGGTTAAAGACCCGCTGGTGAAGAAGGCAGAGCTGAAACCCAAACCAGACACCACAGGATCCTTTCAGGCCTTTAAGAGGACAGAAGTCAAG GCAGCCACTGCGGCATTGGTGAACACATCGAGTAGTGCGTCGTCTCTCCCCTCGGGCAGCGCCCTCACCGGCTGGGCCGCTTTCACCAAAACCTCTGCTTCAGCTTCCTCAGGAACTAAACCAGGCCTTGCTAAGCCCCTCCCCTCCTCCGCTACTTCAAAGCCGATTGGCCTGTTTGCATTGGGCACAAAagcacagacaggaagtggaaaTGGGAGCAACGGAGGCAACGGGAACGTGGCGGCCCAGCTGAAGCCGCCACCCCCTCTCACACTAGGGAAACCTGCTCTAAGTCGTTCCAGCAGCGGGGAGAACCCAGGGAAATCTGGCTCATCCTCACCAGGGGCAAGTGGCTCCAGTGGCACAGGGGGCAACGGGGCCACGGGTGGCTCAAATGGGGCGAGCAATGGGGGCAATGGCAGCAGTGCGAGCAGCAGCAATAGTAACACCACCAACAATCAAAAAGCATCAGCTGATGGCAAAGCACCAACATCACAGGAGTCTCAGCTCAACGCCATGAAACGTCTGCAAATGGTGAAGAAGAAAGCAGCACAGAGAAAGCTGAAGAAATAA
- the ints12 gene encoding integrator complex subunit 12 isoform X1 encodes MAGPVSLELDPVFLKGLGYLHSKSKDSVEKLKALLDESLSRGSDSVYRSSLKEAELSKVSVPKLIKQDKSASNSSSSSSSSSSSSSSSLSGSKSSGSEKSKKDGEKRPAEKLQTRSESGDAGDPPKKPRLDKAENRSSPIAFQTKDIPLGDFGYSDETNADDFAMEMGLVCVVCRQMTVTSGNQLVECQECHNLYHQECHKPQVTDKDVNDPRLVWYCARCTRQMKRMAQKTQKPPQKASPTITAVTPVVKDPLVKKAELKPKPDTTGSFQAFKRTEVKAATAALVNTSSSASSLPSGSALTGWAAFTKTSASASSGTKPGLAKPLPSSATSKPIGLFALGTKAQTGSGNGSNGGNGNVAAQLKPPPPLTLGKPALSRSSSGENPGKSGSSSPGASGSSGTGGNGATGGSNGASNGGNGSSASSSNSNTTNNQKASADGKAPTSQESQLNAMKRLQMVKKKAAQRKLKK; translated from the exons ATGGCTGGACCTGTGAGTTTGGAGCTGGACCCTGTGTTCCTGAAGGGTTTGGGTTACCTGCACTCCAAGAGTAAAGACTCTGTGGAGAAGCTGAAAGCTCTGCTGGATGAGTCTCTGTCCAGAGGAAGTGACTCAGTGTATCGTTCCTCACTGAAG GAAGCTGAACTTTCCAAAGTGTCAGTACCCAAACTCATCAAACAGGACAAATCAGCATCCaactcatcttcatcatcttcttcatcgtCGTCGTCTTCGTCATCGTCGTTGTCCGGCAGCAAATCCAGCGGCTCGGAGAAAAGCAAGAAGGACGGAGAGAAAAGACCAGCTGAGAAG CTGCAGACGAGGTCAGAGAGCGGAGATGCAGGTGATCCACCTAAAAAGCCACGTCTGGATAAAGCAGAAAATCGTTCATCCCCCATCGCCTTCCAGACTAAAGACATTCCCTTAGGAGACTTTGGCTACAGCGACGAGACCAACGCTGACGACTTTGCCATGGAGATgggattagtgtgtgttgtgtgcag ACAGATGACGGTGACCTCAGGGAATCAGCTGGTGGAGTGTCAGGAGTGCCACAACCTGTACCATCAGGAGTGTCACAAACCGCAGGTGACTGATAAGGACGTAAATGACCCGCGGTTGGTGTGGTACTGCGCACGCTGCACACGCCAGATGAAGCGCATG gctcaaaaaacacaaaagcctCCTCAGAAAGCGAGTCCAACTATCACGGCGGTCACACCGGTGGTTAAAGACCCGCTGGTGAAGAAGGCAGAGCTGAAACCCAAACCAGACACCACAGGATCCTTTCAGGCCTTTAAGAGGACAGAAGTCAAG GCAGCCACTGCGGCATTGGTGAACACATCGAGTAGTGCGTCGTCTCTCCCCTCGGGCAGCGCCCTCACCGGCTGGGCCGCTTTCACCAAAACCTCTGCTTCAGCTTCCTCAGGAACTAAACCAGGCCTTGCTAAGCCCCTCCCCTCCTCCGCTACTTCAAAGCCGATTGGCCTGTTTGCATTGGGCACAAAagcacagacaggaagtggaaaTGGGAGCAACGGAGGCAACGGGAACGTGGCGGCCCAGCTGAAGCCGCCACCCCCTCTCACACTAGGGAAACCTGCTCTAAGTCGTTCCAGCAGCGGGGAGAACCCAGGGAAATCTGGCTCATCCTCACCAGGGGCAAGTGGCTCCAGTGGCACAGGGGGCAACGGGGCCACGGGTGGCTCAAATGGGGCGAGCAATGGGGGCAATGGCAGCAGTGCGAGCAGCAGCAATAGTAACACCACCAACAATCAAAAAGCATCAGCTGATGGCAAAGCACCAACATCACAGGAGTCTCAGCTCAACGCCATGAAACGTCTGCAAATGGTGAAGAAGAAAGCAGCACAGAGAAAGCTGAAGAAATAA